Proteins encoded by one window of Ramlibacter tataouinensis:
- a CDS encoding NAD(P)/FAD-dependent oxidoreductase gives MPATDTRARPRIVIIGCGFGGLEAARALRDAAVDITLVDRTNHHLFQPLLYQVATAGLSAPAIAAPVRHLFRKQANVTTLLGEVTGIDAAARQVTLADGGVLPYDHLVVAAGATHSYFGRDDWAAFAPGLKTLEDAFGIRRRILVAFEAAEKEADAARRDAWLTFVVIGGGPTGVEMAGTLAEIARQTLPGEFRRIDPASARVLLLEGSPRVLQAMPESLSTRACEQLSRLGVEVRTGARVTAIDAAGLQVQPTEGEPYRIDSRCIVWAAGVAASPLGRALAQTTGAALDRAGRVQVQADLSLPGHPEISVIGDLAAAQSHAPGREPAPVPGVSPAAKQMGRTAAGNILRRLAGQPGQAFRYRDYGNLATIGRNAAVVDLTSPLGRLQFSGYPAWLFWLFAHIWFLIGFRNRLVVLIDWAWAYWSYDRHARVVAEVDPLPVPEASSAAVRSP, from the coding sequence ATGCCAGCCACCGACACCCGCGCCCGCCCACGCATCGTCATCATCGGCTGCGGCTTCGGCGGACTGGAGGCGGCCCGGGCGTTGCGCGATGCGGCGGTGGACATCACGCTGGTGGACCGCACCAACCACCACCTGTTCCAGCCGCTGCTGTACCAGGTGGCCACCGCCGGCCTGTCGGCGCCGGCCATCGCGGCACCGGTGCGGCACCTGTTCCGCAAGCAGGCCAACGTCACCACCCTGCTGGGCGAAGTGACCGGCATCGATGCCGCCGCGCGCCAGGTCACGCTGGCCGACGGGGGCGTCCTCCCCTACGACCACCTGGTGGTCGCGGCCGGCGCCACCCACAGCTACTTCGGTCGCGACGACTGGGCGGCCTTCGCGCCCGGCCTGAAGACGCTGGAGGACGCCTTCGGGATCCGCCGCCGCATCCTGGTGGCGTTCGAGGCCGCGGAGAAGGAAGCCGACGCCGCGCGCCGCGATGCCTGGCTCACCTTCGTCGTGATCGGCGGCGGCCCCACCGGGGTGGAGATGGCCGGCACGCTGGCCGAGATCGCGCGCCAGACACTGCCCGGCGAGTTCCGCCGCATCGACCCGGCCTCGGCCCGGGTGCTGCTGCTGGAAGGCAGCCCGCGCGTGCTGCAGGCGATGCCCGAGTCGCTGAGCACCCGGGCCTGCGAGCAGTTGAGCCGGCTGGGCGTGGAGGTGCGCACCGGCGCGCGCGTCACGGCCATCGACGCCGCCGGCCTGCAGGTGCAGCCCACCGAAGGCGAACCCTACCGGATCGACAGCCGCTGCATCGTCTGGGCCGCCGGCGTGGCCGCTTCGCCGCTGGGGCGGGCGCTCGCGCAGACCACCGGCGCCGCGCTCGACCGCGCCGGCCGCGTGCAGGTGCAGGCCGACCTCAGCCTGCCCGGCCACCCGGAGATCAGCGTGATCGGCGACCTCGCCGCCGCGCAGAGCCATGCACCGGGGCGCGAACCGGCACCGGTGCCCGGCGTGTCACCCGCCGCCAAGCAGATGGGGCGCACCGCCGCCGGCAACATCCTGCGCCGACTCGCCGGCCAGCCGGGCCAGGCCTTCCGCTACCGCGACTACGGCAACCTCGCCACCATCGGCCGCAACGCCGCCGTGGTCGACCTGACCAGCCCGCTCGGGCGCCTGCAATTCAGCGGCTACCCGGCCTGGCTGTTCTGGCTGTTCGCCCACATCTGGTTCCTGATCGGTTTCCGCAACCGGCTGGTGGTGCTGATCGACTGGGCCTGGGCCTACTGGAGCTACGACCGCCACGCGCGCGTGGTGGCGGAAGTCGATCCGCTGCCGGTGCCGGAGGCATCGAGCGCCGCGGTGCGCTCACCCTGA
- a CDS encoding methionine synthase translates to MFPTATAGSLPKPSWLAETHKLWPQWRAQGDELRQAKADATLLWIKAQEDAGLDIVGDGEQSRQHFVHGFLECIDGIDFEHKVKMGIRNNRYDAMVPQVVAPLRLKGRVHAFEAQLARAHTRRKLKFTLPGPMTIVDTVADRFYGDRRQLAMAFAGLLNQEARALQADGVDVIQFDEPAFNVYMQDAAAWGVAALERCIEGLACTTAVHICYGYGIQANIDWKHSLGEQWRQYEQVFPALAASRIGQVSLECYHSHVPPELMQLLAGKDVMVGVIDVASDEVETPGQVADTIGRALQFVARERLIPCTNCGMAPMDREVALRKLQALVQGAELARQRYG, encoded by the coding sequence ATGTTCCCCACCGCTACCGCCGGCAGCCTGCCCAAGCCCTCGTGGCTGGCCGAGACCCACAAGCTGTGGCCGCAGTGGCGCGCGCAGGGCGACGAGCTGCGGCAGGCCAAGGCCGATGCCACGCTGCTGTGGATCAAGGCGCAGGAAGACGCCGGCCTGGACATCGTGGGCGACGGCGAGCAGTCGCGCCAGCACTTCGTGCACGGCTTCCTGGAATGCATCGACGGCATCGACTTCGAGCACAAGGTGAAGATGGGCATCCGCAACAACCGCTACGACGCGATGGTGCCGCAGGTGGTGGCGCCGCTGCGGCTGAAAGGCCGGGTCCACGCGTTCGAGGCGCAGCTGGCGCGGGCGCACACCCGCCGCAAGCTCAAGTTCACGCTGCCGGGCCCGATGACCATCGTCGACACGGTGGCCGACCGCTTCTACGGCGACCGGCGGCAGCTGGCCATGGCCTTCGCCGGCCTGCTCAACCAGGAAGCCCGGGCGCTGCAGGCCGACGGCGTGGACGTCATCCAGTTCGACGAGCCGGCCTTCAACGTCTACATGCAGGACGCGGCCGCCTGGGGCGTCGCGGCGCTCGAGCGCTGCATCGAGGGGCTGGCCTGCACCACCGCCGTCCACATCTGCTACGGCTACGGCATCCAGGCCAACATCGACTGGAAGCACTCGCTGGGCGAGCAGTGGCGCCAGTACGAGCAGGTGTTCCCGGCGCTGGCCGCCAGCCGCATCGGCCAGGTCAGCCTGGAGTGCTACCACTCGCACGTGCCGCCCGAGCTGATGCAGCTGCTGGCCGGCAAGGACGTGATGGTCGGCGTGATCGACGTCGCCAGCGACGAGGTCGAGACGCCCGGGCAGGTGGCCGACACCATCGGGCGGGCCCTGCAATTCGTCGCGCGCGAGCGGCTGATTCCCTGCACCAACTGCGGCATGGCGCCGATGGACCGCGAAGTGGCGCTGCGGAAACTGCAGGCGCTGGTGCAGGGTGCCGAACTGGCGCGCCAGCGCTACGGCTGA
- a CDS encoding cupin domain-containing protein → MAHEHDHDPAHPHEHDRDSAPRWKHDGVRVIPGNRLDANTAQTPGMDRKAAINFARVGAQKLWAGTVTIHANAKTGAHHHGHLESVIYVVSGRARMRWGEHLEFTAEAGPGDFIYVPPYVPHQEINASPTEVLQCVLCRSDGEAVAINLDIEPAEKPEQVLWVDPTHPHGGV, encoded by the coding sequence ATGGCACACGAGCACGACCACGACCCAGCGCATCCGCACGAGCACGATCGGGACTCGGCCCCGCGCTGGAAGCACGACGGCGTGCGCGTGATCCCCGGCAACCGGCTCGATGCCAACACGGCGCAGACGCCCGGCATGGACCGCAAGGCCGCCATCAACTTCGCCCGCGTCGGCGCGCAGAAGCTGTGGGCCGGCACGGTCACCATCCATGCCAATGCCAAGACCGGCGCCCACCACCATGGCCACCTGGAAAGCGTGATCTACGTGGTGAGCGGCCGCGCCCGCATGCGCTGGGGCGAGCACCTGGAGTTCACCGCCGAGGCCGGCCCGGGCGACTTCATCTATGTGCCGCCCTACGTGCCGCACCAGGAGATCAACGCCAGCCCCACCGAGGTGCTGCAGTGCGTGCTGTGCCGCAGCGACGGCGAGGCCGTGGCGATCAACCTCGACATCGAGCCCGCGGAAAAGCCCGAGCAGGTGTTGTGGGTGGATCCGACCCATCCGCACGGCGGGGTTTGA
- a CDS encoding erythromycin esterase family protein — translation MPAFRPEPLLQAIRGQAHPMGQEPPAALVDALAARRLALLGEASHGTHEFYALRAAITRALIVQHGCKAVVIEGDWPDAGRINRWVRGLDAGSADEALSGFERFPTWMWRNTVVREFIAWLREHNQSQPPWQRVGFYGMDLYSLFGSVREVLAYLDRADPEAAQRARLRYACFDHFQQNLQAYGYAAGFGTGFSCEEAVVAQLTELLRSQSPAADEGDPDELFHAQQNARLVRNAEQYYRAMFRGRASSWNLRDLHMVDTLQALRAHLQERMGEPPRMAVWAHNSHLGDASATGMSEQGEWNVGELTRKRWPGETFLLGFTTYQGTVRAASDWDAHAEVKRVRPGLPGSWEALFHEVGPERFLLLPDPALRAQLQAPLLERAIGVIYLPETERRSHYFSARIGAQFDAVIHIDRTRALESLPEHPATTPEVEVPETYPAGV, via the coding sequence ATGCCCGCATTCCGACCCGAACCGCTGCTGCAGGCCATTCGCGGGCAGGCCCATCCGATGGGGCAGGAGCCGCCTGCGGCCCTGGTCGATGCGCTGGCGGCGCGCCGCCTGGCCCTGCTCGGCGAAGCCAGCCACGGCACGCACGAGTTCTACGCGCTGCGGGCGGCGATCACCCGCGCGCTGATCGTCCAGCACGGCTGCAAGGCGGTGGTGATCGAGGGCGACTGGCCCGATGCCGGCCGCATCAACCGCTGGGTACGCGGGCTCGACGCCGGCAGCGCGGACGAAGCCCTGTCCGGCTTCGAGCGCTTCCCGACCTGGATGTGGCGCAACACCGTGGTGCGCGAGTTCATCGCCTGGCTGCGCGAGCACAACCAGTCGCAGCCGCCCTGGCAACGGGTGGGCTTCTACGGCATGGACCTGTACAGCCTGTTCGGCTCGGTGCGCGAGGTGCTGGCCTACCTGGACCGGGCCGACCCGGAGGCGGCGCAGCGCGCCCGGCTGCGCTACGCCTGCTTCGATCACTTCCAGCAGAACCTGCAGGCCTATGGCTACGCGGCCGGTTTCGGCACCGGCTTCAGTTGCGAGGAAGCGGTCGTGGCACAGCTGACCGAGTTGCTGCGCAGCCAGTCTCCGGCGGCCGACGAGGGCGACCCCGACGAGCTGTTCCATGCACAGCAGAACGCGCGGCTGGTGCGCAATGCCGAGCAGTACTACCGCGCCATGTTCCGCGGCCGCGCGTCCTCGTGGAACCTGCGCGACCTGCACATGGTGGATACGCTGCAGGCGCTCCGCGCCCACCTGCAGGAGCGCATGGGCGAGCCGCCGCGCATGGCCGTCTGGGCGCACAACTCGCACCTGGGCGACGCCAGCGCCACTGGCATGTCCGAGCAGGGCGAGTGGAACGTCGGCGAGCTGACGCGCAAGCGCTGGCCGGGCGAGACCTTCCTGCTCGGGTTCACCACCTACCAGGGCACGGTGCGCGCAGCCTCCGACTGGGACGCGCACGCCGAGGTGAAGCGCGTACGGCCCGGCCTGCCGGGCAGCTGGGAGGCGCTGTTCCACGAGGTCGGCCCCGAGCGCTTCCTGCTGCTGCCGGACCCGGCCCTGCGCGCCCAGCTGCAGGCGCCCCTGCTGGAACGCGCCATCGGCGTCATCTACCTGCCCGAGACCGAGCGGCGCAGCCACTACTTCAGCGCACGGATCGGCGCCCAGTTCGACGCCGTGATCCACATCGACCGCACGCGGGCGCTGGAATCGTTGCCCGAGCACCCGGCGACGACCCCCGAGGTGGAGGTGCCGGAGACCTATCCGGCCGGGGTGTAG
- the egtB gene encoding ergothioneine biosynthesis protein EgtB — translation MPGISTEPLRSKASASQDRVAVAARYERVRARSLELAAPLSAEDQCIQSMPDASPTKWHLAHTSWFFEAMLLLPMQPGYRAFDPAFARLFNSYYESIGPRHPRPQRGLLTRPGLPRVHAYRAHVDEAMLAFIATAPQDCWRTAAPLIELGLQHEQQHQELIATDILHALSCNPLLPAWLPAGPPALRLAAPPAPLRWLAHAGGVVEIGHAGAGFAFDNETPRHRVLLQPFELGDRLVSCGEYLDFIEDGGYSRAALWLSDGWASVQALGWRAPAYWLAPDDPRASGDAWQVFGPAGVQRLDRAAPVSQLSFYEAAAYAEWAGARLPTEFEWEAMGEAPGVSQMTGHVWQWTRSSYDPYPGFRPLEGAASEYNGKFMVGQLVLRGSSAFTPDGHARRTYRNFFPPAARWQFSGLRLARSVAA, via the coding sequence ATGCCCGGCATCTCCACCGAACCCTTGCGCAGCAAGGCCTCCGCTTCCCAGGACCGCGTGGCCGTCGCGGCGCGCTACGAGCGGGTGCGAGCACGCAGCCTCGAGCTGGCCGCGCCGCTTTCGGCCGAGGACCAGTGCATCCAGTCGATGCCCGATGCCAGCCCCACCAAGTGGCACCTGGCGCATACGAGCTGGTTCTTCGAGGCGATGCTGCTGCTGCCGATGCAGCCCGGCTACCGGGCCTTCGACCCCGCCTTCGCGCGGCTCTTCAATTCGTACTACGAGTCGATCGGGCCGCGCCATCCGCGCCCCCAGCGCGGCCTGCTGACCCGGCCCGGCCTGCCCCGGGTGCATGCCTACCGCGCGCATGTCGATGAAGCGATGCTGGCCTTCATCGCCACGGCGCCGCAGGACTGCTGGCGCACGGCAGCGCCGCTGATCGAACTGGGCCTGCAGCACGAGCAGCAGCACCAGGAGCTGATCGCCACCGACATCCTGCATGCGCTGTCTTGCAACCCGCTGCTGCCGGCGTGGCTGCCCGCCGGCCCGCCGGCGTTGCGGCTGGCTGCGCCGCCGGCGCCGCTGCGCTGGCTGGCGCATGCGGGCGGCGTGGTCGAGATCGGCCATGCCGGCGCGGGCTTCGCCTTCGACAACGAAACGCCGCGCCACCGCGTGCTGCTGCAGCCGTTCGAGCTGGGTGACCGGCTGGTGAGCTGCGGCGAGTACCTCGACTTCATCGAGGACGGCGGGTATTCGCGCGCGGCGCTGTGGTTGTCCGACGGCTGGGCCTCGGTGCAGGCACTCGGCTGGCGGGCACCGGCGTACTGGCTGGCGCCGGACGACCCGCGTGCGTCCGGCGATGCCTGGCAGGTGTTCGGGCCGGCGGGCGTGCAGCGCCTCGACCGCGCCGCCCCGGTGAGCCAGCTGAGCTTCTACGAAGCGGCCGCCTACGCCGAGTGGGCCGGCGCGCGGCTGCCGACCGAGTTCGAGTGGGAGGCGATGGGGGAGGCGCCCGGCGTCTCGCAGATGACCGGGCACGTGTGGCAGTGGACCCGCTCGTCCTACGACCCCTACCCGGGGTTTCGTCCGCTGGAGGGTGCCGCCAGCGAATACAACGGCAAGTTCATGGTCGGCCAGCTGGTGCTGCGCGGCAGCAGTGCCTTCACGCCGGACGGCCACGCCCGCCGCACCTATCGCAACTTCTTCCCGCCGGCGGCCCGCTGGCAGTTCTCCGGCCTGCGGCTGGCCAGGAGCGTGGCCGCATGA
- the egtD gene encoding L-histidine N(alpha)-methyltransferase, translating into MRSPLTAVPPLHLQAQQAEDGFGPDLRQALAAPPHAISPKYFYDAEGSRLFDCICALPEYYPTRTERAILQRHAAEIAAHVGAGCDLVEFGAGSCRKVRLLLPELQPRRYLPIDISVQHLQQAAAELVRQHPGLVVVPLAGDYLGPVRLPPALPGAARVGFFPGSTIGNLTPQEALQFLRGAARLLRGGGLLLGVDLVKDPAVLHAAYNDAQGVTADFNLNLLARANRELGTNFDLDGFWHSAFYNAPLQRIEMHLVSRRRQQVTLGGETFDLPQGLALHTENSCKYTVAGLQALAEEAGFRPGAVWTDEQALFSVHWLQAPAMDGRRGE; encoded by the coding sequence ATGAGGTCGCCGCTGACCGCCGTGCCGCCGCTGCACCTTCAGGCACAGCAAGCGGAAGACGGTTTCGGGCCCGACCTGCGGCAGGCGCTGGCCGCGCCCCCGCATGCGATCTCGCCCAAGTACTTCTACGACGCCGAAGGCTCGCGCCTGTTCGACTGCATCTGCGCACTGCCCGAGTACTACCCGACCCGCACCGAGCGCGCAATCTTGCAGCGGCATGCGGCGGAGATCGCCGCGCACGTCGGCGCCGGCTGCGACCTGGTGGAGTTCGGCGCCGGTTCGTGCCGCAAGGTGCGGCTGCTGCTGCCCGAGCTGCAGCCGCGGCGCTACCTGCCGATCGACATCTCGGTGCAGCACCTGCAGCAGGCCGCCGCCGAGCTGGTGCGCCAGCACCCGGGCCTGGTGGTGGTGCCGCTGGCCGGCGACTACCTGGGCCCGGTGCGGCTGCCGCCGGCGCTGCCCGGGGCGGCGCGCGTCGGCTTCTTTCCCGGATCGACCATCGGCAACCTCACGCCGCAGGAGGCCTTGCAGTTCCTGCGCGGCGCGGCCCGCCTGCTGCGCGGCGGCGGGTTGCTGCTGGGCGTGGACCTGGTGAAGGATCCGGCGGTGCTGCACGCCGCGTACAACGATGCCCAGGGCGTGACGGCGGACTTCAACCTCAACCTGCTGGCCCGCGCCAACCGCGAGCTGGGCACCAACTTCGACCTCGACGGTTTCTGGCACAGTGCCTTCTACAACGCGCCGCTGCAGCGCATCGAGATGCACCTGGTCAGCCGGCGGCGGCAACAGGTGACACTGGGGGGCGAGACCTTCGACCTCCCGCAGGGATTGGCGCTGCACACCGAGAATTCATGCAAGTACACCGTCGCCGGGCTGCAGGCGCTGGCCGAGGAAGCCGGCTTCCGGCCGGGCGCGGTGTGGACCGACGAACAGGCGCTGTTCAGCGTGCACTGGCTGCAGGCGCCGGCCATGGATGGAAGGAGAGGGGAATGA
- a CDS encoding DUF427 domain-containing protein gives MKATWNGAVIAQSDDTVLVEGNHYFPEGSLDRQYVSFSNHKTTCGWKGQASYYSLLVDGELNPDAVWYYPDPKPEAEMVRGRVAFWKGVKVEA, from the coding sequence ATGAAGGCAACCTGGAACGGGGCGGTCATCGCGCAGAGCGACGACACGGTGCTGGTGGAGGGCAACCACTACTTCCCCGAGGGCTCGCTCGACCGGCAGTACGTGAGCTTCTCGAACCACAAGACCACCTGCGGCTGGAAAGGGCAGGCCAGCTACTACTCGCTGCTGGTCGACGGCGAACTGAACCCCGACGCGGTCTGGTACTACCCCGACCCCAAGCCCGAAGCCGAGATGGTGCGCGGGCGGGTGGCGTTCTGGAAGGGCGTGAAGGTCGAGGCCTGA
- a CDS encoding methyltransferase family protein encodes MSFLEHKIPPPVIGALTAAAMWGAAGLGPQFTLAPAVRMTAVAVLVVAALAFDLLGLLAFRGSRTTVNPLAPQRASALVTGGVYRVTRNPMYLGMALLLLAWGVYLSAWLAFAGPLLFVLYITRFQILPEERALQENFGEAFTRYAAQVRRWL; translated from the coding sequence ATGTCCTTCCTCGAGCACAAGATCCCCCCGCCCGTGATCGGCGCGCTCACGGCCGCCGCGATGTGGGGTGCGGCCGGGCTGGGGCCGCAGTTCACCCTGGCTCCGGCGGTCCGGATGACCGCCGTCGCGGTGCTGGTGGTCGCCGCCCTCGCGTTCGACCTGCTGGGCCTGCTGGCCTTCCGCGGCTCGCGCACCACCGTCAACCCGCTGGCGCCCCAGCGCGCATCGGCGCTGGTCACGGGCGGCGTGTACCGGGTCACGCGCAACCCGATGTACCTGGGCATGGCCTTGTTGCTGCTGGCGTGGGGCGTTTACCTGTCCGCGTGGCTGGCCTTCGCGGGCCCCCTCCTCTTCGTGCTCTACATCACGCGCTTCCAGATCCTGCCCGAAGAGCGCGCCCTGCAGGAGAACTTCGGCGAGGCGTTCACGCGCTATGCCGCGCAGGTGCGGCGCTGGCTTTGA
- a CDS encoding dihydrofolate reductase family protein, producing MRKLIASTFVSLDGVQAPGSRVGLNLQIIGSGNLIQTLRAAALIDEYNVWTFPVVLGRGKRLFEAGAKAGAMRLVASQTSATGVVMSTYVPAGDVPPGSFAPSEPGAREVARRAKLAREAG from the coding sequence ATGAGAAAGCTCATCGCATCCACCTTCGTCTCGCTCGACGGCGTGCAGGCGCCGGGCAGCCGGGTGGGTCTGAATCTGCAGATCATCGGCAGCGGCAACCTGATCCAGACGCTCCGGGCCGCTGCGCTGATCGACGAGTACAACGTCTGGACCTTCCCCGTCGTGCTCGGGCGCGGCAAGCGGCTGTTCGAGGCCGGCGCCAAGGCCGGGGCGATGCGGCTCGTCGCTTCGCAAACCTCGGCCACGGGTGTCGTGATGAGCACCTACGTGCCGGCCGGTGACGTCCCGCCCGGATCGTTCGCGCCCTCCGAGCCGGGCGCCAGGGAAGTCGCCCGGCGGGCAAAGCTGGCGCGCGAGGCGGGCTGA
- a CDS encoding universal stress protein: MNLLIAIDGSEAALHACRLVAGYAGARPTVRITLLNVQRPPLRLSAQPGVEQSVLEGALREQGNRHLEDARALLPSGLREVASVVRIGPPAETILQEVRDGGAAALVMGSGRHGPLGGYAMGSVALRVAPAAPCPVVIVRPGARLPAERGKTLRVTAPVDGSQESVDAVRRLAGCAGLLGPMHVDLVHFHAGLPLAAAILPPHDDVLQAWSGLETDAALRLPAQILSEAGIAHAEHRLTGAADVEIAAFARRQTADLIAMGTRGAGAMHHLLLGSVALRTAQVSEVPVALMR; the protein is encoded by the coding sequence ATGAACCTGCTGATTGCCATCGATGGCTCCGAAGCCGCACTGCACGCCTGCCGGCTGGTTGCGGGATATGCCGGGGCGCGCCCAACCGTTCGCATCACGTTGCTCAACGTCCAGCGTCCGCCGTTGCGGCTGTCGGCCCAACCCGGCGTGGAGCAGTCGGTCCTCGAGGGCGCGCTGCGCGAACAGGGCAATCGCCACCTCGAGGACGCGCGCGCGTTGCTGCCGTCGGGCCTGCGCGAGGTGGCCTCCGTGGTCCGGATCGGCCCGCCCGCCGAGACGATCCTCCAGGAGGTGCGCGACGGCGGCGCCGCTGCGCTCGTGATGGGCAGCGGCAGGCATGGCCCGCTGGGCGGGTATGCCATGGGCTCGGTCGCCCTGCGTGTGGCGCCCGCGGCCCCCTGTCCGGTGGTGATCGTTCGCCCCGGCGCGCGGCTTCCGGCGGAGCGGGGCAAGACGCTCCGCGTGACCGCGCCTGTGGACGGATCGCAGGAGTCCGTCGATGCGGTCCGGCGCCTCGCCGGATGTGCCGGCCTCCTGGGCCCGATGCATGTCGACCTGGTGCACTTCCACGCCGGCCTGCCGCTGGCCGCGGCCATCCTGCCGCCGCACGATGACGTCCTGCAGGCGTGGAGCGGGCTGGAAACGGACGCAGCGCTCCGGCTGCCGGCGCAGATCCTTTCAGAAGCGGGTATTGCCCATGCCGAGCACCGCCTGACCGGCGCCGCCGACGTGGAGATCGCCGCGTTTGCCAGGCGGCAGACGGCCGACCTGATCGCCATGGGGACCCGCGGCGCGGGTGCGATGCATCACCTCCTGCTGGGCTCGGTCGCGCTCAGGACGGCGCAGGTCAGTGAGGTGCCGGTCGCCCTGATGCGCTGA
- a CDS encoding DASS family sodium-coupled anion symporter has product MKQALGFKPVPMAIAVAIGLLIWFVVPVPAGVTANAWHLLALFVATITAIIGKAMPIGALSILAIALVALTGVTSDRPATAIADALSSFSSPLIWLIGVAIMISRALLKTGLGARIGYVFISLFGKRTLGVGYALAAAELTLAPVTPSNTARGGGIIHPIMRGIADSFDSDPEKGTQGRIGKYLALVNYHANPITSAMFITATAPNPLIVELVAKASGSQVRLSWGTWALAMLLPGLVALALMPLVIYLLHPPEIRRTPDAAGFAREKLRERGPVSRDEKILLGVFALLLLLWAGVPERLLGPGWAVEATTAAFVGLGLLLLTGVLEWDDLLKEKSAWDTVVWFSALVMMATFLNKLGLIAWLSSSLEGVIESLGLDWIAACSLLMLAYLYAHYMFASTTAHITAMFAAFYGAGLALGAPPFLFALLMAAASNIMMTLTHYATGTSPVIFGSGYTTLAEWWKTGFVMSLVLIAVWVLVGATWWKLLGYW; this is encoded by the coding sequence ATGAAACAGGCCTTGGGCTTCAAGCCGGTGCCGATGGCGATCGCCGTCGCGATCGGACTCCTGATCTGGTTCGTCGTGCCGGTTCCCGCCGGGGTGACCGCCAATGCCTGGCACCTGCTGGCCCTGTTCGTCGCCACCATCACGGCGATCATCGGCAAGGCCATGCCCATCGGCGCCCTGTCGATCCTGGCGATTGCGCTGGTGGCGCTGACCGGGGTGACCTCCGACAGGCCGGCGACGGCGATCGCCGATGCACTGAGCAGCTTCTCCAGCCCGCTGATCTGGCTGATCGGCGTGGCCATCATGATTTCGCGTGCCCTGCTCAAGACAGGCCTGGGCGCGCGCATCGGCTACGTCTTCATCAGCCTGTTCGGCAAGCGCACGCTGGGCGTCGGCTATGCGCTCGCGGCGGCGGAGTTGACGCTCGCGCCGGTGACGCCGAGCAATACGGCGCGCGGCGGCGGGATCATCCATCCGATCATGCGGGGTATCGCCGACAGCTTCGACTCGGATCCCGAGAAGGGCACGCAGGGGCGCATCGGCAAGTACCTGGCGCTGGTCAACTACCACGCCAACCCGATCACCTCCGCGATGTTCATCACCGCCACCGCCCCGAACCCGCTGATCGTCGAGCTGGTCGCCAAGGCCTCGGGGTCCCAGGTAAGGCTCAGCTGGGGCACCTGGGCGCTGGCCATGTTGCTGCCCGGGCTGGTGGCGCTGGCGTTGATGCCCCTGGTGATCTACCTGCTCCACCCGCCGGAGATCAGGCGGACGCCGGACGCGGCGGGCTTCGCGCGCGAGAAGCTGCGCGAGCGCGGGCCGGTCAGCCGCGACGAGAAGATCCTCCTGGGCGTCTTCGCGCTGCTGCTGCTGCTCTGGGCCGGCGTGCCGGAGAGGCTGCTCGGCCCTGGCTGGGCGGTGGAAGCCACGACCGCGGCCTTCGTCGGCCTGGGCTTGCTGCTGCTGACCGGCGTGCTCGAGTGGGACGACCTGCTGAAGGAAAAGAGTGCCTGGGATACCGTGGTCTGGTTCTCGGCGCTGGTGATGATGGCCACGTTCCTGAACAAGCTGGGCCTGATCGCCTGGCTGTCGAGTTCACTCGAAGGAGTCATCGAGAGCCTCGGCCTGGACTGGATTGCCGCCTGCTCGCTGCTGATGCTGGCTTACCTGTATGCCCACTACATGTTCGCCAGCACCACCGCCCACATCACCGCGATGTTCGCCGCCTTCTATGGCGCCGGCCTCGCGCTGGGCGCGCCACCGTTCCTGTTCGCGCTGCTGATGGCCGCGGCCTCCAACATCATGATGACGCTGACCCATTACGCGACCGGCACCTCGCCGGTGATCTTCGGCTCGGGTTACACGACGCTGGCCGAATGGTGGAAGACCGGGTTCGTGATGAGCCTGGTGCTGATCGCGGTCTGGGTGCTCGTCGGCGCGACCTGGTGGAAGCTGCTCGGGTACTGGTGA